TACCGGACCCGACAGGCTCCTGGTCCGGCCTGCTCCGGCGGCGTAGCGTGCCGCCCATGGGGGCCACCTACCACCAGTTCTGCCCCGTCGCGAAGGCCATGGAACTGCTCGACGAGCGCTGGACGCTGCTGGTCGTCCGGGAGCTGGTGAGCGGCTCCGAGCGCTTCAACGAGCTGCGCCGGGGCTTGCCGCGGATGTCGCCCACCCTGCTGTCCCGGCGGCTGCACCAGCTCGTCCGGGCCGGCGTCGTGGAGCGGCAGGTCGACGGCGCCGACGTGCGGTACGTGCCGACCCGGGCCGGCCGGGAGCTGCGCCCGGTGCTCGAGGCGCTCGGCGCGTGGGGGATCCGCTGGATCGGTGAGCTGGGCGACGCGGACCTGGACCCGAAGCTGCTGCTGTGGGACATGCACCGCCACGTCGACCACAGCGCCGTC
This sequence is a window from Micromonospora sp. NBRC 110009. Protein-coding genes within it:
- a CDS encoding winged helix-turn-helix transcriptional regulator, with product MGATYHQFCPVAKAMELLDERWTLLVVRELVSGSERFNELRRGLPRMSPTLLSRRLHQLVRAGVVERQVDGADVRYVPTRAGRELRPVLEALGAWGIRWIGELGDADLDPKLLLWDMHRHVDHSAVPAGRTVVQFRFRNVPADVRDWWLVIHTGEADVCDVDPGHAVTVTVHADLRALVRVWLGDLSWPDALRGGAVEVTGPEALRRALPRWFTLSDFAAVPRPTATA